In Streptomyces sp. DG2A-72, one genomic interval encodes:
- a CDS encoding 2Fe-2S iron-sulfur cluster-binding protein, producing MAPAPASTYSAITLNINGEKHTLSVDHRTTLLDALRERLDLTGTKKGCDQGQCGACTVLTDGRRAVSCLQLAVAVEGREITTVEGLADGERLHPVQQAFLDLDGYQCGYCTPGQICSAVAVIEEHAAGWPSAATDDVRPEAGPPPLTADEIRERMSGNLCRCGAYVSIVQAVAQAAEARTETTEAAA from the coding sequence ATGGCCCCAGCCCCCGCATCGACGTATAGCGCCATCACCCTGAACATCAACGGCGAGAAACACACGCTCTCCGTCGACCACCGCACCACCCTGCTCGACGCGCTGCGTGAGCGCCTCGATCTCACCGGCACGAAGAAGGGCTGTGACCAGGGCCAATGCGGTGCCTGCACGGTCCTGACCGACGGCCGTCGAGCCGTTTCCTGTCTGCAGCTGGCGGTGGCCGTCGAGGGGCGTGAGATCACCACCGTCGAAGGCCTGGCCGACGGCGAACGGCTGCACCCGGTGCAGCAGGCCTTCCTCGACCTCGACGGCTACCAGTGCGGCTACTGCACGCCGGGCCAGATCTGTTCGGCCGTCGCGGTGATCGAGGAACACGCGGCGGGGTGGCCGAGCGCCGCCACCGACGACGTAAGGCCCGAGGCGGGACCGCCGCCACTGACCGCCGACGAGATCCGCGAGCGGATGAGCGGCAACCTGTGCCGCTGCGGAGCGTATGTGTCGATCGTGCAGGCGGTCGCCCAGGCGGCCGAGGCTCGCACCGAGACGACGGAGGCGGCGGCATGA
- a CDS encoding TetR/AcrR family transcriptional regulator, whose protein sequence is MKEKKGAPLRSDAQRNRERILEVALVELTRSADAPLSAIAKKAGVGQGTFYRNFPNREALVLEIYRHEMQQVADCAHQLLETREPDRALRDWMDRLAQFAMAKVGLADAIRQATSAPGAAAKPDHTPVTSAAELLLRAAEKSGTIRPGVTADDFILAISGLFAMDPHSDWEARAARLFDLVMDGLRVGAPGPKAG, encoded by the coding sequence GTGAAGGAGAAGAAGGGCGCGCCGCTGCGCTCGGACGCGCAGCGCAATCGCGAGCGCATCCTGGAAGTGGCGCTCGTCGAGCTGACCCGCTCCGCCGATGCCCCGCTCAGCGCGATCGCCAAGAAGGCGGGCGTCGGACAGGGCACGTTCTACCGGAACTTCCCCAACCGCGAGGCGCTCGTCCTGGAGATCTACCGCCACGAGATGCAGCAGGTCGCCGACTGCGCACACCAGTTGCTCGAGACACGGGAACCCGACCGGGCGCTGCGGGACTGGATGGACCGGCTCGCTCAGTTCGCCATGGCCAAGGTCGGTCTGGCGGACGCGATCCGCCAGGCCACGAGTGCGCCCGGCGCCGCGGCGAAGCCCGATCACACCCCGGTGACCTCCGCGGCCGAACTCCTGCTCCGCGCCGCCGAGAAGTCCGGCACCATCCGCCCCGGCGTCACCGCGGACGACTTCATCCTCGCCATCTCCGGCCTGTTCGCGATGGACCCCCACAGCGACTGGGAGGCACGCGCCGCCCGCCTCTTCGACCTGGTCATGGACGGACTGCGGGTGGGAGCGCCGGGACCGAAGGCCGGCTGA
- a CDS encoding SpoIIE family protein phosphatase, with protein sequence MAILRAIDDDVAVTEALRLALEHAVAELGGVGGLIHVGGPEGLRGLHLLVSSGLPPALTEPWERVPDTGDLPPARAVREGTRCWLPAEPAPDVGGRPGADRGVATVPLPGPDGPLGALTVLTAVHHAPRPTQWTLLHAIAAWVAGRLDRPLLLPKEPSPRERQPGALLRQALDAVHVGSWEWTMTTEEVDLDQAGLTVLGFEPGEFDGRAETWMNLVHPDDRPLVTAEVAKALRERTSYGTEYRVQRPDGTIGWVQVRGRVKLADTGQPVGMVGTVWDTTESRSARDAISRALRHMSDGFLTLDHQWRITFLNEEAERVLGAGQELIGRLVWDLTALRVPGLRALCEEAVARSTPSGLDLLAPGTGRWCHLRLVPLPDGLAFFLTDIHEKRVRETEREAAARAQADRAARIGELTAALAKAISSQDVVDAVARHVLPPFGAAGLMMQVIEDERTRVVGSVGYSQEFIDLVDHLPVTGRSAVTDALFSRTPQFFSSPQEYAARYPALAGQPAAGSKAAWAFLPLIASDHPVGVCVISFEQPRRFTGEERTLLVAISGLVAHALERARLFDAEHIRAQELQRGLLPRTLPPLPACTSAARYLPARQGMDVGGDWYDIIPLSGDRVALVIGDVMGHGLPQAATMGRLRTAVHTLADLELPPDEILAHLNDVVSELGDDSYATCLYGVYDPTTGVCAFGCAGHPPPAVVRPDDTVEFPAVASDPPLGAADPPFESVEVALPEDSVLVLYTDGLIESASRDIDAGMAHLARLLGGADADDLDRLCERLTSGLVPAQQQSADDAALLVVRVHRLPPEAVAVWPLTAEPQAAGEARKLVRAQLSEWGLDDLAMTTELLVSELVGNVVRHAKGPVVLRLLRSRTLICEVSDGSLTTPRIRRASETDEGGRGLQLVAALSQRWGARYTGTGKCIWTEQALTGPDSPAALLTFFDQVA encoded by the coding sequence ATGGCCATACTCCGCGCCATCGACGACGACGTGGCCGTGACAGAGGCGCTGCGTCTCGCCCTGGAGCACGCTGTCGCCGAGCTCGGCGGGGTCGGCGGCCTGATCCACGTGGGCGGGCCCGAGGGCCTGCGCGGACTGCATCTGCTGGTGAGCAGCGGGCTGCCCCCGGCACTGACCGAACCCTGGGAGCGCGTCCCGGACACCGGGGACCTGCCCCCGGCGCGTGCCGTGCGCGAGGGGACACGCTGCTGGCTGCCCGCCGAACCCGCCCCCGACGTCGGCGGACGGCCCGGCGCGGACCGCGGTGTGGCCACCGTTCCGCTGCCCGGACCGGACGGACCGCTCGGCGCGCTCACCGTCCTGACCGCCGTACACCATGCCCCCCGCCCCACCCAGTGGACCCTCCTGCACGCCATCGCCGCCTGGGTCGCCGGACGGCTGGACCGTCCCCTGCTGCTGCCCAAGGAGCCCTCACCGCGTGAGCGGCAGCCCGGAGCCCTGCTGCGACAGGCGCTCGATGCCGTGCACGTCGGCTCCTGGGAGTGGACCATGACCACCGAGGAGGTCGATCTGGACCAGGCCGGACTGACCGTGCTCGGCTTCGAACCGGGCGAATTCGACGGACGGGCCGAGACCTGGATGAACCTCGTCCACCCCGACGACCGGCCGCTCGTGACCGCCGAGGTCGCCAAGGCGCTGCGCGAGCGGACCTCCTACGGCACCGAGTACCGGGTGCAGCGCCCGGACGGCACGATCGGCTGGGTCCAGGTCCGTGGCCGGGTGAAGCTGGCGGACACCGGACAACCGGTCGGCATGGTCGGCACCGTATGGGACACCACCGAGTCCCGCAGCGCCCGCGACGCGATCAGCCGCGCCCTGCGGCACATGAGCGACGGCTTCCTCACCCTCGACCACCAGTGGCGGATCACCTTCCTGAATGAGGAGGCCGAGCGGGTCCTCGGCGCCGGGCAGGAGCTGATCGGCCGACTGGTGTGGGACCTCACCGCACTGCGGGTTCCCGGGCTGCGGGCGCTGTGCGAGGAGGCGGTCGCAAGGTCCACGCCCTCAGGTCTCGACCTGCTGGCCCCCGGCACCGGGCGCTGGTGCCATCTGCGGCTGGTCCCGCTCCCCGACGGCCTCGCCTTCTTCCTCACCGACATCCACGAAAAGCGCGTACGGGAGACCGAACGTGAGGCCGCCGCCCGCGCCCAGGCCGACCGCGCCGCCCGCATCGGCGAACTGACGGCGGCGCTCGCCAAGGCGATCAGCTCGCAGGACGTCGTGGACGCGGTCGCCCGCCATGTGCTGCCGCCGTTCGGCGCGGCCGGGCTGATGATGCAGGTCATCGAGGACGAGCGGACCCGGGTCGTCGGCAGCGTCGGCTACTCCCAGGAGTTCATCGACCTGGTCGACCACCTTCCCGTTACGGGACGCAGCGCGGTCACGGACGCGCTCTTCAGCCGCACTCCGCAGTTCTTCTCCTCCCCGCAGGAGTACGCGGCCCGCTACCCGGCACTGGCCGGGCAGCCCGCGGCGGGTTCCAAGGCGGCCTGGGCGTTCCTGCCGCTGATCGCCTCGGACCACCCGGTCGGGGTGTGCGTGATCTCCTTCGAGCAGCCACGCCGCTTCACCGGCGAGGAACGCACGCTGCTGGTCGCGATCAGCGGCCTGGTCGCCCACGCCCTGGAGCGGGCCCGCCTCTTCGACGCCGAGCACATCCGCGCCCAGGAACTGCAGCGCGGTCTGCTCCCCCGGACGCTGCCGCCGCTGCCCGCGTGCACGTCCGCGGCGCGCTATCTGCCGGCCCGGCAGGGCATGGACGTGGGCGGCGACTGGTACGACATCATCCCGCTCTCCGGCGACCGGGTCGCCCTCGTCATCGGCGACGTGATGGGCCACGGACTGCCCCAGGCGGCCACCATGGGACGGCTGCGCACCGCCGTCCACACGCTGGCGGATCTGGAACTGCCGCCCGACGAGATCCTGGCCCACCTCAACGACGTCGTCTCCGAACTCGGCGACGACTCCTACGCCACCTGCCTGTACGGGGTGTACGACCCGACGACCGGCGTGTGCGCCTTCGGCTGCGCCGGGCATCCGCCGCCCGCCGTCGTGCGGCCGGACGACACGGTCGAGTTCCCGGCGGTGGCCTCGGATCCCCCGCTGGGCGCCGCCGACCCGCCCTTCGAGAGCGTCGAGGTCGCCCTGCCGGAGGACTCCGTGCTCGTGCTGTACACCGACGGCCTGATCGAGTCCGCCAGCCGGGACATCGACGCGGGCATGGCCCATCTCGCGCGGCTGCTCGGCGGGGCCGACGCGGACGACCTCGACCGGCTCTGCGAGCGGCTCACCTCGGGTCTGGTCCCGGCACAGCAGCAGTCCGCCGACGACGCGGCCCTGCTGGTGGTGCGGGTGCACCGGCTGCCGCCCGAAGCGGTCGCCGTGTGGCCGCTGACCGCGGAGCCACAGGCGGCCGGCGAGGCACGCAAGCTGGTCCGGGCGCAGCTGTCCGAGTGGGGCCTGGACGATCTGGCGATGACGACGGAACTGCTGGTCAGCGAACTGGTGGGCAACGTCGTACGGCATGCCAAGGGCCCGGTCGTGCTCCGTCTGCTGCGCAGCCGCACCCTGATCTGCGAGGTCTCCGACGGCAGCCTCACCACCCCCCGGATCCGCCGGGCGTCCGAAACGGACGAGGGCGGCCGGGGCCTGCAACTGGTCGCGGCCCTCTCCCAGCGGTGGGGCGCCCGCTACACCGGGACCGGCAAGTGCATCTGGACCGAACAGGCACTGACCGGCCCCGACTCCCCCGCCGCCCTGCTGACCTTCTTCGACCAGGTGGCATGA
- a CDS encoding heavy-metal-associated domain-containing protein, with product MAEKQYTVIGMSCGHCAASVTEEVVAVPGVTEVDVDVRVGRVIVRGEQFGEDAVRSAIVEAGFDVARGARAAAA from the coding sequence ATGGCCGAGAAGCAGTACACCGTCATCGGCATGAGCTGCGGCCACTGCGCGGCGAGCGTCACCGAAGAGGTGGTGGCGGTACCCGGCGTCACCGAGGTCGACGTCGATGTGCGGGTCGGCCGGGTGATCGTACGAGGGGAGCAGTTCGGCGAGGACGCGGTGCGCAGCGCGATCGTCGAGGCGGGCTTCGACGTGGCGCGGGGCGCACGGGCCGCCGCGGCCTGA
- a CDS encoding DUF5997 family protein — translation MKSHQTAQTMKPATAAKKLGVYLEATPAEFQEGVVSRAELNALQADPPQWLQDLRAGGPHPRPVVAAKLGVSIAGLGRGGITEPLTTEQIEALKRDMPEWLEKERATQAEVRKEAARIKKRNTERAARTDQSPPSP, via the coding sequence ATGAAGTCGCACCAGACCGCCCAGACCATGAAGCCCGCGACCGCGGCGAAGAAGCTGGGTGTGTACCTCGAGGCCACCCCCGCCGAGTTCCAGGAGGGTGTCGTCTCGCGTGCCGAGCTGAACGCGCTCCAGGCCGATCCGCCACAGTGGCTGCAGGACCTGCGCGCAGGCGGCCCGCACCCGCGTCCGGTCGTCGCGGCGAAGCTCGGCGTGTCCATCGCGGGTCTGGGGCGCGGCGGGATCACCGAACCCCTCACCACCGAGCAGATCGAGGCCCTGAAGAGGGACATGCCCGAGTGGCTGGAGAAGGAGCGGGCCACCCAGGCCGAGGTCCGCAAGGAAGCGGCCCGCATCAAGAAGAGGAACACGGAGCGCGCCGCCCGGACCGACCAGTCGCCTCCCTCGCCGTGA
- a CDS encoding TfoX/Sxy family protein, giving the protein MAYDEGLAERIRAHLGPDPEVTEKKMFGGLAFLHRGNMAVGVSGDDLMVRVGPDAAEAALARPGTRVFDMTGRPMRGWILVDGSALAEDADLGAWVDQGHAFAASLPPK; this is encoded by the coding sequence ATGGCGTACGACGAAGGACTGGCCGAGCGGATCAGGGCGCACCTGGGCCCGGACCCGGAGGTCACCGAGAAGAAGATGTTCGGCGGCCTAGCCTTCCTGCACCGCGGCAACATGGCCGTCGGGGTGAGCGGCGACGACCTCATGGTCCGGGTCGGCCCGGACGCCGCTGAGGCGGCGCTGGCCCGGCCCGGTACCCGGGTCTTCGACATGACGGGACGGCCGATGCGCGGCTGGATCCTCGTCGACGGCTCCGCGCTGGCGGAGGACGCCGACCTCGGGGCGTGGGTCGATCAGGGACACGCGTTCGCGGCGAGCCTGCCGCCGAAGTGA
- a CDS encoding xanthine dehydrogenase family protein subunit M, whose product MREFGYQRVLDVSGAVALLDADPQARFLGGGTNLVDLMKTGVERPARLVDVRELPLDRIESTSDGALRIGATVTNSDLAAHPEVRRRYPALTQAVLAGASGQLRNMATVGGNLLQRTRCGYFADVSRPCNKRVPGSGCPAIEGEHHNAAILGASDHCVAVHPSDMGVALAAFDAVVSYETADGPGELPLSDFYLPVGDTPHLETALPQGALITGVTLPPAPVAAHSRYRKVRERASYAFAIGSVAAALDVEAGVVRETRLALGAVASRPWRAREAERVLTGAPADARTFEAAADAELAAARPLPHNGYKVTLMRNLMVAVLTELAQETAR is encoded by the coding sequence ATGAGGGAGTTCGGCTATCAGCGCGTCCTCGACGTCTCCGGCGCCGTCGCGCTGCTCGACGCCGACCCTCAGGCGCGTTTCCTCGGCGGCGGCACCAACCTCGTCGACCTGATGAAGACCGGCGTCGAGCGGCCCGCCCGGCTCGTCGACGTCCGTGAACTGCCCCTGGACCGCATCGAGTCGACGAGCGACGGCGCCCTGCGGATCGGCGCGACCGTCACCAACAGCGACCTGGCCGCCCACCCCGAAGTCCGGCGCCGCTATCCGGCGTTGACGCAGGCGGTGCTGGCCGGCGCGTCCGGGCAGCTGCGCAACATGGCCACGGTCGGCGGAAATCTCCTCCAGCGCACCCGCTGCGGCTATTTCGCCGACGTGAGCCGGCCCTGCAACAAGCGTGTCCCCGGCAGCGGTTGCCCCGCGATCGAGGGCGAGCACCACAACGCGGCGATCCTCGGCGCCTCCGACCACTGCGTGGCCGTACACCCGTCGGACATGGGCGTGGCGCTCGCCGCCTTCGACGCGGTCGTGTCGTACGAAACCGCCGATGGGCCCGGGGAGTTGCCGCTCAGCGACTTCTATCTGCCGGTCGGTGACACCCCGCACCTGGAGACCGCCCTGCCGCAGGGCGCCCTGATCACCGGCGTCACCCTGCCGCCCGCGCCGGTCGCGGCCCACTCCCGCTACCGCAAGGTGCGCGAGCGTGCCTCGTACGCGTTCGCGATCGGCTCGGTCGCCGCCGCGCTCGACGTCGAGGCAGGAGTCGTACGGGAGACGCGGCTGGCTCTGGGAGCGGTCGCGTCGCGGCCGTGGCGGGCCCGGGAGGCCGAGCGGGTGCTGACGGGCGCACCGGCCGACGCCCGCACCTTCGAGGCCGCCGCGGACGCCGAACTGGCCGCGGCCCGGCCCCTGCCCCACAACGGATACAAGGTGACCCTCATGCGCAACCTCATGGTGGCCGTGCTGACCGAACTCGCCCAGGAGACCGCCCGATGA
- a CDS encoding xanthine dehydrogenase family protein molybdopterin-binding subunit: MTTVTPLKGFVGTAHTRVEGRDKVTGAARYAGEIPFAELAHGWLVLSTVARGRIRAMDTDAVLAMPGVLTVLHHGNALHVETDYAGLMGMKPDPSVALFQHDRVPHAGWPVALVVARTSEQAREAAEALVVHYDQEPHDVAFSDGRPDAYTAADTAVAPAVTAKGDLEGELARSAVVVDAEYTTPEEHHSPMEPHAATAHWDGGRLEVVDSNQGSIWVQGELASLFSLDPASVRVRSEHIGGGFGSKGVRAHQVAAVMAATVLQRPVRVVLTRRQMFSLVGYRSPTAQRIRLGADPDGRLRALEHQALNLSSTVHEFLEPSALPGRVLYDADAHHTAHRIVRLDVPTPTWMRAPGEAPGSFALESALDELAEKCGVDPIDLRARNEPETGPVSGLPFAGRRLLLDCFREGARRFGWADRDPRPGLRRDGRWLLGTGTAAATFHAGAFPSTAAMTAEADGTFTVRISASDIGTGARTALTLIAADALQVTPDRVRVLIGDSDFGPAMIAGGSMGTSSWAWAITAAADELRERLVPGAAVPPDGITVRSDTSAAIAALSQKERHSYGAHFAEAAVDVTTGEVRVRRMLGIFAAGRIVNPLTARNQFVGGMTWGISMALHEEAVRDPASGAHVGADLAGYHFAANADVPLIEADWLQEERDADDPIGIKGIGEIGIVGAAAAVANAVWHATGVRHRSLPIRPDRVLQAGRHA, translated from the coding sequence ATGACCACCGTCACCCCCCTGAAAGGCTTCGTCGGCACCGCGCACACGCGCGTGGAGGGACGCGACAAGGTCACTGGCGCCGCCCGCTACGCAGGAGAGATCCCCTTCGCCGAACTGGCCCACGGCTGGCTGGTGTTGTCCACGGTCGCCCGCGGCCGCATCCGTGCGATGGACACCGACGCCGTCCTGGCGATGCCCGGCGTCCTCACCGTCCTGCACCACGGGAACGCCCTGCACGTCGAGACCGACTACGCGGGGCTCATGGGGATGAAACCCGACCCGTCCGTCGCGCTCTTCCAGCACGACCGGGTGCCGCACGCGGGCTGGCCCGTGGCGCTGGTCGTCGCCCGGACCTCCGAGCAGGCGCGGGAGGCCGCCGAGGCGCTCGTGGTGCACTACGACCAGGAGCCGCACGACGTCGCGTTCTCCGACGGGCGTCCGGACGCCTACACGGCGGCGGACACGGCCGTCGCCCCGGCCGTGACCGCGAAGGGCGACCTGGAGGGCGAACTCGCCCGGTCCGCCGTCGTCGTGGACGCCGAGTACACCACGCCCGAGGAACACCACAGCCCGATGGAGCCGCACGCGGCCACCGCCCACTGGGACGGCGGCCGTCTCGAAGTCGTCGACTCCAACCAGGGCAGCATCTGGGTGCAGGGCGAACTCGCGAGCCTGTTCTCGCTCGACCCGGCCTCGGTGCGCGTGCGCTCCGAACACATCGGCGGCGGCTTCGGATCCAAGGGCGTCCGCGCCCACCAGGTGGCCGCCGTCATGGCCGCGACCGTCCTCCAGCGCCCGGTCCGCGTCGTCCTGACCCGCCGGCAGATGTTCTCGCTGGTCGGCTACCGCAGCCCCACGGCCCAGCGCATCAGGCTCGGCGCCGACCCCGACGGACGCCTGCGCGCACTGGAGCACCAAGCTCTCAACCTCTCCTCGACGGTGCACGAGTTCCTGGAGCCCAGCGCCCTGCCGGGCCGGGTGCTGTACGACGCCGACGCCCACCACACGGCCCACCGGATCGTACGGCTCGACGTGCCGACCCCGACCTGGATGCGCGCGCCGGGTGAGGCACCGGGGTCGTTCGCGCTGGAGTCGGCGCTCGACGAACTGGCCGAGAAGTGCGGCGTCGACCCGATCGACCTGCGCGCCCGCAACGAACCCGAGACGGGTCCCGTGTCCGGGCTGCCCTTCGCCGGCCGCCGGCTCCTGCTCGACTGCTTCCGGGAAGGCGCCCGCAGGTTCGGCTGGGCCGACCGCGACCCCCGCCCCGGCCTGCGCCGCGACGGCCGGTGGCTGCTCGGCACCGGCACGGCCGCGGCCACCTTCCACGCGGGCGCCTTCCCCTCCACGGCGGCGATGACGGCGGAGGCGGACGGCACCTTCACCGTCCGGATCTCCGCGTCGGACATCGGCACCGGCGCACGGACCGCCCTCACCCTGATCGCGGCGGACGCGCTCCAGGTGACTCCGGACCGCGTCCGCGTCCTGATCGGCGACAGCGACTTCGGACCGGCGATGATCGCGGGCGGCTCGATGGGCACCAGCTCCTGGGCCTGGGCGATCACCGCGGCGGCGGACGAACTGCGCGAGCGACTCGTCCCGGGTGCCGCCGTCCCGCCGGACGGCATCACCGTCCGCTCGGACACCTCGGCGGCCATCGCCGCCCTGTCGCAGAAGGAACGGCACTCCTACGGCGCTCACTTCGCCGAGGCCGCCGTCGACGTCACCACCGGCGAGGTACGCGTCCGCCGTATGCTCGGCATCTTCGCGGCGGGCCGGATCGTCAACCCGCTGACCGCCCGCAACCAGTTCGTCGGCGGGATGACCTGGGGTATCTCCATGGCCCTGCACGAAGAGGCGGTCCGTGACCCGGCCTCGGGCGCCCACGTCGGCGCCGACCTCGCGGGCTACCACTTCGCCGCCAACGCCGACGTACCGCTCATCGAGGCCGACTGGCTGCAGGAGGAACGGGACGCCGACGACCCCATCGGCATCAAGGGCATCGGCGAGATCGGCATCGTGGGCGCCGCCGCTGCCGTCGCCAACGCGGTCTGGCACGCGACCGGCGTACGCCACCGCAGTCTCCCGATCCGCCCCGACCGGGTCCTCCAGGCAGGCCGACATGCTTGA
- a CDS encoding LysR family substrate-binding domain-containing protein, with amino-acid sequence MTGSESSPSFRLAYVPGVTPAKWVRIWNERLPDVPLDLVAVPAAEASDVLREGGADAGFVRLPVDRTFFSAIPLYTETTVVMVPKDHLVTAAEEVSVEDLADEVVFHPLDDVFDWERPPGQPAFERPATTQDAVELVAAGVGLLVVPQSLARLYHRRDVTYRPVVDAPQSSVVLSWPEEATTELVEDFIGIVRGRTVNSTRGRTQPAAQPQPQPQSQPKAKRAETSGARRKPAPGKTTGKPTRGGGGAKRGKPRRRS; translated from the coding sequence GTGACAGGCTCGGAAAGTTCCCCCTCGTTCCGGCTCGCGTACGTCCCCGGGGTGACGCCCGCCAAGTGGGTGCGGATCTGGAACGAGCGCCTGCCCGACGTCCCGCTCGACCTGGTCGCCGTACCGGCCGCGGAAGCATCCGACGTCTTGCGCGAAGGGGGCGCGGACGCGGGTTTCGTACGGCTCCCCGTGGACCGTACGTTCTTCAGCGCGATCCCGCTCTACACCGAGACGACGGTCGTCATGGTCCCCAAGGACCATCTGGTGACCGCCGCCGAGGAGGTGTCCGTCGAGGATCTCGCCGACGAGGTGGTGTTCCACCCCCTGGACGACGTCTTCGACTGGGAGCGCCCGCCCGGGCAGCCCGCCTTCGAGCGCCCCGCCACCACGCAGGACGCCGTCGAGCTGGTGGCGGCGGGCGTGGGCCTGCTCGTCGTACCCCAGTCGCTCGCCCGTCTGTACCACCGCCGGGACGTGACCTACCGGCCCGTCGTGGACGCCCCTCAGTCGAGCGTCGTCCTGTCGTGGCCCGAGGAGGCGACCACCGAGCTGGTCGAGGACTTCATCGGGATCGTCCGCGGACGGACGGTCAACAGCACGAGGGGACGTACGCAGCCTGCTGCTCAGCCCCAGCCCCAGCCCCAGTCTCAGCCGAAGGCCAAGCGGGCCGAGACGTCCGGTGCCCGGCGCAAGCCCGCGCCGGGCAAGACGACAGGAAAGCCCACGCGCGGCGGCGGTGGCGCGAAACGCGGCAAGCCCCGCCGCCGGTCGTAG
- a CDS encoding XdhC family protein yields the protein MLDLAAELAKWTEEGRDFAVATVVSVGGSAPRPPGAALAVDTTGTAIGSVSGGCVEGAVYDLCVQALENGETVVERFGYSDEDAFAVGLTCGGVIEVLVTPVTRDTPDREVYEAALSQAAQGEPTALARVISGPAGLLGTAVLELPKGRGELRDQPQTARSRPTTFPTEPLTPLTAEGTRTVELDGLTLFIETHTPPPRMIIFGAIDFAAALARTGKFLGYHVTVCDARPVFATRARFPEADEIVVEWPDSYLRHTETDERTVLCVLTHDAKFDVPLLETALRLPVAYVGAMGSRRTHADREERLREVGLTESELARLRSPIGLDLGARTPEETALSIAAEIVATRRGGTGVPLTDSGTPIHRAVPTAAITAITAREATGRSGRRAPCSSS from the coding sequence ATGCTTGACCTCGCCGCCGAGCTGGCCAAATGGACCGAGGAGGGCCGCGACTTCGCCGTCGCCACCGTCGTCTCCGTCGGCGGCAGCGCCCCCCGCCCACCCGGCGCCGCCCTCGCCGTCGACACCACCGGCACGGCCATCGGCTCGGTGTCCGGCGGCTGCGTGGAGGGCGCTGTGTACGACCTGTGCGTCCAGGCCCTCGAGAACGGCGAGACAGTCGTCGAACGCTTCGGCTACAGCGACGAGGACGCGTTCGCGGTGGGGCTGACGTGCGGCGGGGTGATCGAGGTCTTGGTCACGCCGGTGACACGGGACACCCCTGACCGGGAGGTGTACGAGGCGGCACTGTCGCAGGCAGCGCAAGGAGAGCCAACGGCGCTGGCCCGGGTGATAAGTGGACCGGCGGGACTTCTGGGCACGGCTGTGCTGGAGCTACCTAAGGGGCGCGGGGAACTGCGCGACCAGCCCCAGACGGCCCGCAGCCGACCCACAACCTTCCCCACCGAGCCCCTCACCCCCCTGACCGCCGAAGGCACCCGCACTGTCGAACTCGACGGCCTCACCCTCTTCATAGAGACCCACACCCCACCACCCCGCATGATCATCTTCGGCGCGATCGACTTCGCCGCCGCCCTCGCCCGCACCGGCAAGTTCCTCGGCTACCACGTCACCGTGTGCGACGCCCGCCCCGTCTTCGCCACCCGCGCCCGCTTCCCCGAGGCGGACGAGATCGTGGTCGAGTGGCCGGACAGCTACCTCCGGCACACGGAGACCGACGAGCGCACGGTGCTGTGCGTACTGACCCACGACGCCAAGTTCGACGTACCGCTGCTGGAGACGGCACTGCGACTGCCGGTCGCGTACGTCGGCGCGATGGGCTCACGCCGTACGCATGCGGACAGGGAAGAGCGACTGCGTGAAGTCGGGCTCACAGAAAGCGAGTTGGCCCGGCTGCGCTCACCCATCGGCCTCGACCTCGGCGCCCGCACACCGGAGGAGACCGCGCTGTCCATCGCAGCGGAGATCGTCGCGACTCGGCGCGGCGGGACGGGTGTACCGCTCACCGATTCAGGGACGCCGATTCACCGTGCCGTGCCTACCGCGGCCATCACGGCGATCACGGCGAGGGAGGCGACTGGTCGGTCCGGGCGGCGCGCTCCGTGTTCCTCTTCTTGA